The genome window ATGCTTACAAAGCACACAGTTATGTGTGAACATGAGATAACATGAACAAGGTCAAAACCTTTTCAGGGTTGGAGTTTTTAGATAGTAAAGTGAAAGCCATGTTAAGAATGTCAGGACTAATGGGGCCATTAAAGATAAGTTCGGTAACATTgaagccagcaagagtaaaATAGATTATAAAAAGGATCCAACCGAAGAACCCAGCCCAATGTTGCTAActattttccaatgaaagtagctagcagcaCTCGCTCAATGTAGCAAGATGATTGATTGCTGTCAGAATGTCAAGATTATTTCAGCAAATTATATCCACTCTAAAATGTCTACAAGTTATAtcttaataaaatatgattgctgtcaataaaaaaacaaaacagatacagttataacatttaaaagccTTTCAAATTAAGCTGAATAATAGCAAGAGTATTTTATTTGTAGACACATCCCTGAGATTACCACTGTCTGCTCAATGCATcactttgtgtattttacacAGTGGGACCTATTCTCACAATACCTTTGGTAATGGCAGGTTTGTGAGAGCAGGGATCACCTTTTGAACTGGTGGCACTTTTTCTGATAGATTCTCTTCTGTACAAAGAGATTGGAGTGCCAGACCTTTTCtagatgtttttgttgtgtgattgtgtgtgtcctcctggGGACTGGACATGTCCCTCAGTCATTTTAAAGTACTTATGCGGGGAACTTTCTTCGTTAAGCCAAATTAATTTCAAGTGACTTCTGAccagacattttcttttgttacatGGCCATTATATCCATCCCCAAGTCTTTACCCTGTAGTACAAAGAAGACTCCTCCAATCGCAGCGATCCTCCCCTTAAGGACGTAGTTTTCTCCTCCTATTTTTGAGCACTTCATTCCTGCGAGAGTAGCCACGAGCCCAAACGTCCCAAACACAATGGCAGCGATCATGAGTGCCCGGGAGGCCTGAATGTACCCTGTgtgcaaacattaaaaaaggaatCCAATAACATGTTTACTTGTAATAACGTGTTACACAAACAtctatatatttacaatataagCATTGCCATGCTTTAGCCAGAGAGATGACGTTCAATGTTACAACAGGAAAAGATTGTCGTTGATGCAGGTGTGAGCCTCTTATAGGCTCACTGATGTTGTCCCGGGTCCTATGAGCACAGGCAGTACCCTCTAACAGACATGGTATGAAATGTAACCTCCACCACAACACTTAACAAAAtcagtttctttaatctatCCAAACATCCAGCATTTTCCAACACACAAAATAGCGTCGTAGTTCTGTAAACATCTGTAGTTTCAGTCAGAGATTTCTCAGTTGGCTGAAGGGGAGCCACACAGGTTTGATTCCTTTTGAACAAAACTGAAGTATTTATGTAGGTTTGATCTGGAAAGCATATTTCTGCCTGTGATGAGATGAGGTCAACATTTCTACCTCAGGGCTCAAGATTAGGCCTATACATCCAGTTCCATATTTTTCATGTGTTATACACAAACTTgtcttttgtaaatgtttacatttctacattacATTGATGCCTAAACAGGCAGTTTTGGCCAAACAGCCTCCAACAAATTGGAAATGAGTTTATTTTATGAGTATCTGTTTGTCTGGGTTCACTGTGGCTGTGCTTGCTTATCCTCTCTCATCGTATCAAATCATATATTACCTGTCTTTACTACAGATGATAGCCAGTACAGTAGGCTACTCCTGATAGGCTTTTAAAGGTACACTGAGATCCTGTCTACATCCAGGAAAACAACGGCAGTGTTTTTAGTGTACTTAATCTGGCGATGAATAAATCTTTAAgtctttgtttttcatcaaaTTCTCTGTTAGAAATACAAATTTTCCCTCCACAACTTTTATACTGCTTAAAGAGTAAAGTCTTTCTCCAGATAAGTACTAATCAACACTAATAAAACTGTTTCTGTGTTGGCCACGTACCATTAAGTGCGAGCAAAGATGGAAAATCGCGGCAGTTGTGAACTCCTGTAGAGTCAGTTGCACAGGACATCCATAGGTTTTCATAGATGGTTGATGTGGTGATAACGTTACCGTCCACTGAAGAGACCTTCCAGTATCGATTTGGAAGCGCGATTCCAACCATCAGCCAGGCCAGAAACCCCAGGAAGAAGGCCAAAGCTTCCACCATTGCATTCATACTCCCTTGTTTCTTGTAGAGTTATTCCGAGAGAGAAACCTTTATTACAAACGTTGACTTTCAGCTATCtttctgcacaaatgtgtgGATTTGTCGGCCCCAAAGTCTCAGTGTGCCAGAACAATTCCCACCAACCCCCGATCTAAGATGCTACAGAAAGCCACAAATCAATGATTCATTCCAAATAGCCCACTTATGATTTCCCCTTTTATTCTCAACTCTATTGAATCTATTCAAAGACTCCAAATGTTTACCCAACTTGAGGGACAACAAGAAGGTGAAGTCCAACCCTCAAGCCTGCGCTCACTAACGTCTATAGACTTAAAGCTATTTGTCACTTTTGACGTTTCCTTTGAACACTGTGTCAATAATATCAAACCGTTATTGAGTCACGGTTTGGCTCCTCACTTCACACTGTGACCGAGGGATGATGGGTCGATTAGTAGCATTGAGGGGTGAGGCTGCATCACCACATACAGTCCCACAGATGTTGACCCGCAGATAAACCTGTTTGCTTGTCTGAAAACTGAGCCCAAGAGACTTTTGACTTTTGTCTTTATTAGTGTACAAAGCGTTGTTCATTATCAGGCATTTATCATCATACTGATGAAGtaccacatacacatacaaaaaaaCGATTTACTATTCCAAATGGTTTAAACATAAACACGAAATGTAGGAATCGTTTGTCTCAACTGCTTTAAGTTAAAAATGACTTTATCGACATATCTAAATATGTCGTTTTAGTGGTTTTGTACTGGATTACATAAAATGTTTAGTACACAATCTAAAAAAGAATGAAGAACTATTTCACAAGATTACAGCAGCTTGATTTAACCACTTCATAAATACAGTATGCAATTACCACATGTAACACGTCAGTGCTCGATGGATGCCTAGCATATGCAGTGCATTAAACACAATGGATACAATTAAAGATGCAGTGCTAAAAGAGTACAATGTACAATGTACAATGTAACTCATATAGCCCTTAGATACTGTTTGTTAGGTTTATGaggttattttgttttattatgagTTTGTTCatctaaaataatataatgtaatacaatgCTATCTGTGTCGTTAGCAATGTCCATAAAGTGGATGTAAATTATTCTTATGCAACCTCAGAAACAACTTTACAATCTTCACAAACTTTACCAAGCTATTGTGTTGGATTTGCGCAGCTGCTGCTGTAGATTACAGCACAAGCATTGCATTGTAtatgtacattatatttattttcgtTAAGTTGGGATGTCTGATTCCGTATGTATAATTAATAGTatttttcaataaagaaaagtgtgtgcTTCAGTCAGATATAAAGCCGTATTTCTCTTAGGGTGACATTTAAAATTTGAAAATGCATAGTCAGCTATCACATAAAGCTGAATCATCAAAAAAAAATTGGAACCATATATgataatgtgaaatatattgATAGAAGCCCAAGCAAATTGTTCATAACTACCATTAACAgtcatatatattgttttttttttacagcagaaacagaaaaagtgtCTTTTCTAAGATCTTGCAATGTAAAACTTTATGATCCAGCTATTAGACAATTACTACTTCTGACTTACCTGGGAGAGCAAAAAGGGATGGAAAGTCACGACAGTTATAGATCCCTGTTGAATCACTTGCACAAGACATCCAGAGGTTCTCATAGATTGTGGAGGTTGTAATTACGCTGCCATCTGTGGAGGATTCTTTCCAATACTGATCGTGTAGCGATATTAAAATCGTTATCCAGCCTGCAAAACCTAGAAAAAGTGCTATAACCTCGATGATCTCTTTCATCTTGAAAGTAGTTGTCGATTAATAATTAGCAAAACTATTAGATAATGCCTCTGCGAGGAGCTCTATTCGCAACTTCTGTATCTGATATACATTTTGGGAGTGAACTGACTAAGGTTTTTCCCCTCATGTACTCAAACCTGGACTAATTTGAACATTGATTTGCTGGTTGTAGCTACATTATAAGTCTGCTATTCCCGCCCAAAATTGATGACATTTCACATGCCTGGAATTTTACAATAGAGATGTAAGTATACATTGaggtttttctctctctctttttattgcCAGTGGAGGTAAAGATACTCTCTTGTAAAACAGTTATCACAGCTGTCAATCCTTGAGCCAAAAGCCTGGAATCATTTAGCACTGATTGCTTTGATGTGCTTTTGAAGATTTTTCAGGAGGCAGTTAACATaacaattcattattttatattgttttaagaaGCACTGTAGTCATAATTGttaagtatattataatatacaggATGAAACAAATCCATGAGAGAAACTTTAAAGGATGAGATCTCATGAGTGATGTTCTTCCTGCACATCCTGGGtatcattcttcttctttggttgcTCACATCATCTTGTCCTGCCTGTATCCCCTTGTGAGGAATTGGTAGCTTGTGATTTTAGGGAGGTCATTTAAGGTTCCATAAGCAAATACTTTTGTGAAAATACTGAATAGAGGCCAGAGTAAACATGAAAGCTGGGTGATTTATTGAAGGCAGAAAGTGTCTATTTTAATACTGGTTAAACGTTAACTAGTCTGCAGCGGGACAAAAGATGCGTTGCAATTCTTGCTCtttgtaaatacattatttgtaCTGGAGCGTATAGATTTAACCCTGATGAAATGCTGTGTTGACATAGTACAGTGGTGTCACCTAAAAGACCACGCTGTTCTAATACGCCCTTATAATGATTTGCATGCCTCTATACATTAAGCAACATATGGAAGTATGCAAAGATGCAAGATCTAGAAGTACTGATATACTGTACTGGTGTATATATCCAGTATTTACACATGCACTGCATAAACCTCCTCAATACTCTGTGAAGATGACGAtcagatgtttgtttgattCAAGCTATTCTTTGCTTACAAGAAACTTCACCATTTACAGTCCGTATCTTATCAAATGTGAATTCTCTTTTGCTAACCAGTAATCAGAAGCACAGTACAAAGTACCGTCATATACTTACAGTATTGAATAGACATTCACGCATTAAATCATAATCTTTTGtctgttaatattttatttactttgcccTTCACTCAGTCAGTTGAACGATTTATTTAGTTGTGACCGCATTGACCCCCCTGCTTAAAGGGAAAGTTCACTCAAACCTGAAGCCTCCGACACCGGCTGCGACCAGAAGCATTAAGTTCACATCCACTACTTAACGGAGAGAAAATTAATCTTATTATCTGGATTAGGATGATTTTCAATCTTTTAGTGTgagattttaaatattaagttaaaatgtttaaatatgctaaAGTGATTTTAAGAATAAAGAGTTTTGCTTTTAATATCTGCTGGGATTCCCCTGAGCCCAGATATGTACTGTATTCTCACATAGGACTCTGATCTTGGAACAAATTGTATATTAATCTGCCTTCATTAGTAAACTTGaggattttaaatgttctttttattgTCACACATTGTAaacagcaccacacacacacaacgtgaAATTCAGActcatttaacccatcctaatactaggagcagtgggaaGCTATTACACATACAGCTCCCGGGCAGTAGTGTGGGGGTCTGGTGCTTCTGTAGTGTCCAGGAGGCTAACTGACACACAATCTATTTGGGGACTTGAACTGGCAACCCTCCGGTAACCCGAGCCAAGTCCCTACCTACTGAGCTGTGGTTTGATTTAGAGGTCAGTGTTTGCTGACACTCCACAGTTCCCATAAATACGTTagtaaaatgataaatgttacatttgttgttttatttatttaaatcgcTTACATATTTCTtgtggttatgtgtgtgtgaatacacaCGTTTCTTTtccaaacacagaaacacttgTGCTGTGcttcaacattttaaatcttttttatgactttaatTCTTCTAGAATCTACTCATGAAATATCATGTGAAGACGTGAGTCTTTCAGCAACCGCTGTCGTGATGTGACTGACCATGTTACTATGATGCTCCATCAGCAGCAAAGACTGCAGGCAGGTACAGAATGATCTTGATCAGTAAATGCAGCAAACCTTTTGGCCATCGAGATGATTTTTATATTATGTAACTGAACAAACCTGCACTTCTTTACTGAGCAAAATTTGGATTATGATTCATGTGTGGGTTCAGTAATGCGCTTTGTGTAAAAGCTGTTTAAATAATGGGACGTTTGCATAACTTTGTGTACACTATTTAATAGAGTTTCGGTgaagtaaacattatacctgcatcagcatgttagcacaGTCATTGTGAGTAGGTTGGCGTACATGGCTGTAGCCTCTTAATCATAGTAAACTATTTCCTTTCACACCTGGTTTGATATGTAAACTcttattgcattttcttttttgaagcTTAATGattcttgtacacatttttgATTAGTAGTAGTTTAATAGTTTTTACCAATTTCTTTTATAATAATTCTATATTTactcttattttacattttaatttctgttaATGTGTGCTCcattatacaccaaagcaagTTCCTCGTATGTGTAAACCCGTTTGGTAATTAAACTGAATTCTGATGCTGATTAGAACCTTATTATAACCTTTTTGTGAAATTTGTTTAAAATTGTGTGAAAGTAAAATGGTCATTCTTCTGCCAGtgagacatacagtatacctGCCAATggtatgtaataaaatataatcccATTCTCTTTTACTGCTTGATTGCTCTCAGTGTTAATTTAAGATTAACTAGACCTGAGATGCTCTGTGGTTTAATAATTTACCCTCACGGTAACCCAAGAGACTGAGATCATTCAAATAAACAAGTGCTGGTGATTTCAGTTATTGTTTGACCAAAATAGAAACTTTGTGGTATTGTTATCTAAAATCGAACATCATAAACAAAACCGCCACATTATGTACAGTATGATATAAAAAGGTGTGGTTTGACGTACAAGCTGGATATGCAGTCTGATATATTGTATGCAAAAGTTGTCACTGTTGTTTGCTCGACAGTTTCAAATTCACAGAACACAAATATGTTCAATGTgcgtttttatattttagatatAATTTTTAATAATCACCATTTCAaacagaaaatagtttttactttaaaagtttattattataataatgggAGTTAATGGAAACATGGCTGAATTTGATGGACAGTCCACTATCTTACACCGGATCTATTGTTCAACCAGGAGCTGGGTACAAGAAAACAtatcaaacacaacacaaagaagcACCATTCAAATACACATTAATGGACAAGATAATGATTCAAAGGAACATTTAGGACGTCTATATCAtaataatgttttcaaatgttcaaatatagTTATTCTATTGGAAACATTCAGTGAAATTGACTTTTTAAAGTTCTTCTTTCTTCTATATTCTTGTCTTTTCTTCATTTGTTGACAACCTCATACAAACACAGTGACATCGACAGTAAAGCCATTGAAAGAAGACTCAAATCATATGTTTGTGCCTTTCAAGGTATTATTGATTGCTCTTCTATCTACAATGGTTGCCataataacaaattaaataatatttgttatagAATAAATAATTACGTAATGTCAACACTGTAGCTTTTCTTTGGCCTAAATCATTTATAGTATTTAAACATTGCATGTAGTTTCTATGAAATACAGTTTTTCTGTAATTAACTAAACAaaaatatagacatatataaGATCAGTCATAATTAGTGCAATTcattgttacataatgtttaaACTGTGTGATATCTCACCATGCTGCCATGTTTACAGTAACACATGTTTACCACATAGATACATAATGATATGTATGTTCATAtggaaatacacaaataatgctTATTCCTTACAACAATAACAGTTCATTGTACAAATGACAGATAATACAGATTAGGATTAAGTGGCACCAAATGAGCACAAACTgaatctaaatgtgttaaatttaaaatattcttccctctgctctgtttccatcTGCTGCGACTCAAAGGAGGACACATCCTCCACCTTTGGCTTCCACGTAGTTTGGGTTGAGGTCATTTGGCAGCTTGCCGTTCTCTCCCCAGATATTCATCTCTCCAAACACACCTGTCTCGATCATCTCGTCCTGCCAGGGGATCGGTACGTTGCCGGAAGAAAAGTCGTTGTAGAACTCTGTGTCTTTGGTATCCAGGACAATACCTTTGATTGAGCTGAAGGCGCCCACGTCGTCGATATCTTTGGCGTAGACCATTTTAGGATCAGGGACAAATGGCGGAGGTAACATACCTTTGGATGGAACACGGAGgaagaaacaaattaaaatgtggcATATGGTAAATATCTATACTTTTGTATTTCACCACCTTTTGTGCCATCCATATCTTGAGTTTCCTTGAAACGGATGTTGTCACCCACCTGCTTCCAGACGGCCCCAGTTAATCTCTTTGAAGAATGGCTGATTCTTGAGCTCCTCGCATTCGTTATTTTTGAACCCGAGGCGTTTTGCTGGGTCCTTGTTCATCAGGCCTTCGCAGATATTCTGGCACTCTTTGCTGAAGGTTGGTGTATATGTAACTGGATCGTTCAAGATTCTGCGAGCCACCTCGCTATTCTCAACCTGAAGAAAGAGGACATTTAGTATTTATGATTTACCGACAAGAAGAACAAACAGATGCATTGAGGATATTTCTGCACGTAAAAGTCGACCGATGTGTCTGTTTTAGTACCTTCTCTCCTCGTACTCTAAAGGGCCCTTTGGCTGCAATCATCTCATACAGGGTGACTCCCAGCGTGAAATAGTCCACCGTGTAGTCGTAGTCTTTCTTTTGGAGCAGCTCTGGAGCCATGAAACCTATATTCATAAACAACATGATGACGACATGGTGGTACAGGTTGTGTTCTCACAGTAACATTAACCAAGGTAATAGCATTTCCTCTCCACTGGGACCGTTGTGTTTAACTTTATCTTTTATTGGATTTGTTTGCACACCTGGAGTTCCTGCGTATCCGGTAGTTTTGTCTTGTCCTGGTGGAAGTTCAACAGCAAGACCCAAATCTGACAGGCGGACGTGTCCTGAGTGAAAAGGTTTTGATTTCAACAGTGGCATCATGGCTATTGAATAGACAATCAATTATTATGCTTTATGTTCCCTTCAACTTTCTTTACAGCGTCTCACTTCAATGTCAAGAAGTGTTCTGTAGAGTGATGACTGGCTCCATTTGTCCAATGATTTGATCACTTTGCAGGGTGATGCATGTTTTGATCCATTCTCTGAACCAAAGCTGCGCCCGAGCATATTAGTGGCAAAGCATAGGTTACCATGGCGATATTCTCTAGTTAAAAGTGATCTTAAACCAGTTTGCTTGTCAACCTATCAATCTTGACATGCTGGGCCCGAGATACTAAACAAATCAGTGTTTACCAACTGcttcagtgaaaaacaaacaaaaaaaaaagttaaagagtGTCTCCGGGGCTGTAGTATCAGTACATACGTGTATGCAGAGACATGAAATCCTGCAGAGGAAATGTGTCACCTGCATCATCCAGCAGTACGTTCTCTGGTTTCAGGTCTCTGTAGATAATCCTGTGCTGGTGAAGGTGCTCCACCCCACAGATAATCTGCGCTGTATAGAAACATGCTCTCTTCTCACCAAAACCAGGATTCTTTTCATCCACATTATACATATGAAACCTGTAAGAGAGGGTGCATGTTAAAGCATTTCTGAACATCGTGAAGTGTAGAacagagaacgagagagaagcTACACAAGACTCTGATGTAAAGCATGATGCACCTGCAAACCTAATCTGTCTGTCAGCTGTGAGCTTTATCTACTTTAGGCTGATTATGACAGCATCGAAACACTGTTCCCATGTTACACACAAACCAGTGTGCAGCGTGTGTTTTAGAGGCATAGTGCTCGGTCAGTCTATGGAtatcagggtgtgtgtgtgtgtgtgtgtgtgtgtgtgtgtgtgtgtgtgtgtgtgtgtgtaaagctgtATTTGGTGTTTATATAGAGCACCTGAGGTCTCCACCATTCATAATGGTCATGACTAGGCAGAGGTCATTCTTGGTCTGGAAGGCGTAAGCCAGCGTCACAATGAAGCGGCTGT of Cottoperca gobio chromosome 14, fCotGob3.1, whole genome shotgun sequence contains these proteins:
- the grk1b gene encoding rhodopsin kinase GRK1b, translated to MDIGGLETVVANSAYVSARGSIDGTAAASMRDKKMRGRLKLPHIRDCEHMKTSVDTTFDSMCVKQPIGKRLFQQFLESDATHKNAGELWKDIEDYTVCQEADREQKAQKIVNKYYKSASKSFCSFLEEKAVARVVEDFKNVRGDLFKESEQQLLKHLEKTATAGFKDSMYFLRVVQFKWLESQPFDEEWFSDFRVLGKGGFGEVFACQAKATGKMYANKKLEKKRLKKRNGYQGAIVEKRILAKVHSRFIVTLAYAFQTKNDLCLVMTIMNGGDLRFHMYNVDEKNPGFGEKRACFYTAQIICGVEHLHQHRIIYRDLKPENVLLDDAGHVRLSDLGLAVELPPGQDKTTGYAGTPGFMAPELLQKKDYDYTVDYFTLGVTLYEMIAAKGPFRVRGEKVENSEVARRILNDPVTYTPTFSKECQNICEGLMNKDPAKRLGFKNNECEELKNQPFFKEINWGRLEAGMLPPPFVPDPKMVYAKDIDDVGAFSSIKGIVLDTKDTEFYNDFSSGNVPIPWQDEMIETGVFGEMNIWGENGKLPNDLNPNYVEAKGGGCVLL
- the LOC115019322 gene encoding claudin-15-like, coding for MNAMVEALAFFLGFLAWLMVGIALPNRYWKVSSVDGNVITTSTIYENLWMSCATDSTGVHNCRDFPSLLALNGYIQASRALMIAAIVFGTFGLVATLAGMKCSKIGGENYVLKGRIAAIGGVFFVLQGICTMIAISWYAANITQQFFDQFYPGTKYEIGEGLYIGWSSGTLAICGGSCLMFACKLNNPNEKIPYPYQPSSRGQVLPTVAMSQSVPSNYGRNAYV